The Desulfobacterales bacterium sequence GGCGCTATGATCGCTATATTGGTATTGATCAGTCCGAGGAGCTGATTATAAAGGCGCGTCTATTGAACTCCGGCATCCCGCATACGGAATTTATCGCTGCCAATATTAAGGAGCAGGACTTGGAGCCTGGCTGTGCTGATCTGATTTTTGCCGGCGGGGTGTTTCATCACATGACCGAACTGGACCGGGTTATGGACAGCCTGCGCCGGCTGGCCAGGCCCGGGGCCTTCCTGGTGGTGATTGAACCCCAGAATTCCAATCCGGCGCTCGGTTTCGCCCGTTTTGTCCGGGGGCTCCTGGACCCGTCCTATTCCCGGGACCAGGTCTTTTTTTCACCCGCCTTTCTCCGCGATCTCTTTGCCCGGCACGGGATGGTCAATGTTGCCGTTGATTTTCACGGTTATTTCTCCACCCCCTTTGCCGAGGTGATCATGCAGCCGCAGTTTCTGTTCAAGCCCCTGGCCGAGAGGGCGGTTGCCGTTGACCATCGGCTGGCCCGGAGCCTGCCGCCGAGGTTGCGGAGGATGAGTTTCAACGTGGTTGTATCCGGCAGATTCTCATAGGGATGACAGCGCCGATGAATCAAGATAGTTCTCAAGACTCCTGGGTCGGCTGCTCCAGGAGTGAGTTTCTCCTGCTGGCCGTTGTGATGGCCCTGGCCATGCTGCTCCGCCAGATGATCCATGTCCGTCTTTTCCCGGACAGCGTTGATTATCTGACCATTGCCCGGAACATTCTCTCCGGGATCCATCATAACGGTGATATCTCCCTGATCCGCTACCGTCGCGCCCCCCTTTATCCGCACCTGGTGGCCCTGCTCTCTTTAGGGGAAACAGCGCCTGCCTATCTGGCCGAGGTGGGCCGCCAGGTGTCCATTCTGGCCGGCACCCTTTTTCTTTTCCCCCTTTATTTCCTGGCCCGCCGGCTGACCGGGAAATATGGGGCCTTAACCGCCCTGTTCCTGGCAAGCATCATCCCGGAGTTTGTCTACTACTCCGGCACTATTCTGACCGAGTCCCTGGCCGCCCTCCTGGTCGGGTGCGGCATGGCATTGCTCTGGGTGCTTACCAGCCGGCCCGAAGAGCAGGGGAGCGGGCCGCCGGGCAAGGGGTATCAATATGGGCTGCCGGCCCTGCTGGGAGTTCTGCTGGGGCTGGCCTTTGTCGCCCGATTCGCGGCAATCGGTTTTCTGGGGCTCGGGCTGGTCTGGTTTAGCGTCACCCGGACAGTGGATGGCGGCGGGTTCAGGGGTTGGCTCAAAAGGGTGGCAATACCGCTGGTCCTGATCATTGCTGGTTTTTTTACCGCCATTTCTCCGCACCTGCTCTATC is a genomic window containing:
- a CDS encoding class I SAM-dependent methyltransferase; its protein translation is MVLSREEQDRALYNSIAALYCRKDVVPSSALARKDKLFFALAPVLNLGRSLGVLVEIGCGVGATATYLQGRYDRYIGIDQSEELIIKARLLNSGIPHTEFIAANIKEQDLEPGCADLIFAGGVFHHMTELDRVMDSLRRLARPGAFLVVIEPQNSNPALGFARFVRGLLDPSYSRDQVFFSPAFLRDLFARHGMVNVAVDFHGYFSTPFAEVIMQPQFLFKPLAERAVAVDHRLARSLPPRLRRMSFNVVVSGRFS